From Anopheles darlingi chromosome 2, idAnoDarlMG_H_01, whole genome shotgun sequence, the proteins below share one genomic window:
- the LOC125951107 gene encoding sodium/potassium-transporting ATPase subunit alpha isoform X4: MPQTGRTDSYRVATVAPLKDDNRTADGQFKSRRKMPPKKKTDLDDLKQELDIDYHKIQPEELYQRLQTHPENGLSHAKAKENLERDGPNALTPPKQTPEWVKFCKNLFGGFALLLWIGAILCFIAYGIQASTVEEPADDNLYLGIVLAAVVIVTGIFSYYQESKSSKIMESFKNMVPQFATVLREGEKLTLRAEDLVIGDVVEVKFGDRIPADIRIIEARNFKVDNSSLTGESEPQSRGPDFTHENPLETKNLAFFSTNAVEGTAKGVVISCGDYTVMGRIAGLASGLDTGETPIAKEIHHFIHLITGVAVFLGVTFFVIAFILGYHWLDAVIFLIGIIVANVPEGLLATVTVCLTLTAKRMASKNCLVKNLEAVETLGSTSTICSDKTGTLTQNRMTVAHMWFDNQIIEADTTEDQSGVQYDRTSPGFKALSRIASLCNRAEFKGGQDGVPILKKEVSGDASEAALLKCMELALGDVLNIRKRNKKVCEIPFNSTNKYQVSIHETEDPSDPRYLLVMKGAPERILERCSTIFINGKEKLMDEEMKEAFNNAYLELGGLGERVLGFCDFLLPSDKYPVGFKFNSDEVNFQVENLRFVGLMSMIDPPRAAVPDAVAKCRSAGIKVIMVTGDHPITAKAIAKSVGIISEGNETVEDIAQRLNIPVSEVNPREAKAAVVHGSELRDLSSDQLDEILRYHTEIVFARTSPQQKLIIVEGCQRMGAIVAVTGDGVNDSPALKKADIGVAMGIAGSDVSKQAADMILLDDNFASIVTGVEEGRLIFDNLKKSIAYTLTSNIPEISPFLAFILCDIPLPLGTVTILCIDLGTDMVPAISLAYEHAESDIMKRPPRDPFNDKLVNERLISMAYGQIGMIQAAAGFFVYFVIMAENGFLPLKLFGLRKSWDSKAINDLTDSYGQEWTYRDRKTLEFTCHTAFFVSIVVVQWADLIICKTRRNSIFHQGMRNWALNFGLVFETILAAILSYTPGMDKGLRMFPLKFVWWLPALPFSLSIFVYDEIRRFYLRRNPGGWLEQETYY, translated from the exons ACCGGTCGGACGGACTCgtaccgtgtggccacggtggccCCGCTGAAGGATGACAACCGTACAGCCGACGGTCAGTTCAAG TCAAGACGCAAAATGCCGCCAAAGAAGAAAAccgatttagatgatttgaaGCAGGAGTTGGATATCGATTACCATAAGATCCAACCGGAAGAACTCTACCAGCGACTTCAGACACATCCGGAAAAT GGTCTCAGCCATGCGAAAGCCAAGGAGAATCTGGAACGCGATGGACCGAACGCTCTTACCCCTCCGAAACAGACACCCGAATGGGTCAAGTTCTGCAAGAATCTCTTCGGCGGTttcgctctgctgctgtggatcGGTGCCATCCTGTGCTTCATCGCTTACGGTATCCAGGCCAGTACCGTCGAGGAACCGGCCGATGATAACCTGTATCTCGGTATCGTGCTGGCCGCTGTCGTGATAGTGACCGGTATCTTCTCGTACTACCAG GAATCGAAAAGTTCAAAGATTATGGAATCGTTCAAGAACATGGTACCCCAGTTCGCTACTGTGCTGCGCGAGGGTGAGAAACTGACGCTGCGCGCCGAAGATCTCGTCATCGGTGACGTCGTTGAGGTTAAGTTCGGCGATAGGATACCGGCTGATATTCGAATTATCGAAGCCCGTAACTTCAAG GTCGACAACTCTTCGCTGACTGGTGAATCGGAGCCCCAGTCCCGTGGACCGGACTTCACCCATGAGAACCCGCTGGAAACTAAGAACTTGGCCTTCTTCTCGACCAATGCTGTGGAAGGTACTGCGAAGGGTGTTGTCATTAGCTGCGGTGATTACACCGTGATGGGTCGTATCGCTGGTTTGGCTTCCGGTTTGGACACGGGCGAGACCCCGATTGCCAAGGAAATCCACCATTTCATTCACCTGATTACCGGTGTGGCCGTGTTCCTCGGTGTGACCTTCTTCGTCATTGCCTTCATCCTCGGCTACCACTGGCTGGATGCCGTCATCTTCCTGATCGGTATCATTGTCGCTAACGTACCGGAGGGTCTGTTGGCCACTGTCACCGTGTGCTTGACGCTTACTGCTAAGCGTATGGCCTCGAAGAACTGCTTGGTGAAGAACTTGGAAGCCGTCGAAACGCTCGGATCGACCTCGACCATCTGCTCGGATAAGACCGGTACGCTGACCCAGAACCGTATGACGGTCGCTCACATGTGGTTCGACAATCAGATTATCGAAGCCGACACCACGGAGGATCAGAGCGGTGTGCAGTACGATCGcaccagccccggtttcaAGGCCCTGTCTCGCATCGCTTCGCTGTGCAACCGCGCCGAATTCAAGGGAGGTCAGGATGGTGTACCGATTCTGAAGAAGGAAGTCAGCGGTGATGCTTCGGAGGCTGCGCTGCTCAAGTGTATGGAGCTGGCTCTCGGCGATGTCTTGAACATCCGCAAGCGCAACAAGAAGGTGTGCGAGATTCCGTTCAACTCTACCAACAAGTACCAGGTATCGATCCACGAGACGGAGGACCCGAGCGATCCGCGCTATCTGCTTGTGATGAAGGGTGCCCCCGAGCGTATTCTGGAGCGCTGCTCGACCATCTTTATTAACGGCAAGGAGAAGCTGATGGATGAGGAGATGAAGGAGGCGTTCAACAATGCGTACCTGGAGCTCGGCGGTCTCGGCGAGCGTGTGCTCGGTTTCTGCGACTTCCTGCTGCCGTCGGACAAGTATCCGGTTGGTTTCAAGTTCAACTCGGATGAGGTCAACTTCCAGGTGGAAAATCTCCGTTTTGTTGGTCTGATGTCGATGATTGATCCGCCGCGTGCCGCCGTACCCGATGCCGTGGCCAAGTGTCGTTCGGCCGGTATTAAGGTTATCATGGTTACCGGTGATCATCCGATCACTGCCAAGGCCATCGCCAAGTCTGTCGGTATCATCTCCGAGGGTAATGAAACTGTGGAAGATATTGCCCAGCGTCTGAACATCCCAGTTTCGGAGGTGAACCCGCGTGAGGCGAAGGCGGCTGTCGTGCACGGTTCGGAGCTGCGTGATCTTTCGTCGGATCAGCTGGACGAGATTCTGCGTTACCATACGGAAATCGTGTTCGCACGTACCTCGCCCCAGCAGAAGCTTATCATCGTTGAGGGCTGTCAGCGAATGGGTGCTATTGTGGCTGTCACTGGTGACGGTGTCAACGATTCGCCTGCCCTGAAGAAGGCCGATATCGGTGTTGCTATGGGTATCGCTGGTTCGGATGTATCGAAACAG GCTGCTGACATGATTCTGCTGGACGACAACTTTGCCTCCATCGTTACCGGTGTCGAGGAGGGACGTCTGATTTTCGACAACTTGAAGAAATCGATCGCCTACACCCTGACGTCGAACATTCCGGAAATTTCGCCCTTCCTTGCGTTCATCCTGTGCGACATTCCGCTGCCACTTGGTACCGTTACGATTCTGTGTATCGATTTGGGCACGGACATG GTTCCCGCCATTTCGCTGGCCTATGAACACGCAGAGTCCGATATCATGAAGCGACCGCCACGAGACCCCTTCAACGATAAACTGGTCAACGAGAG ACTTATCTCGATGGCTTACGGTCAGATCGGTATGATCCAGGCGGCCGCCGGTTTCTTCGTGTACTTCGTCATCATGGCTGAGAATGGATTCCTGCCGCTGAAGCTGTTTGGTCTCCGCAAGAGCTGGGATTCGAAGGCTATCAACGATCTCACTGACTCGTACGGTCAGGAATGG ACCTACCGCGATCGCAAGACATTGGAGTTCACCTGCCACACTGCGTTCTTCGTctcaatcgtcgtcgtccagtgGGCCGATTTGATCATCTGTAAGACTCGCCGTAACTCGATTTTCCACCAGGGCATGAGAAACTGGGCCCTCAACTTCGGTCTCGTGTTCGAAACGATACTGGCTGCCATCCTGTCCTACACTCCCGGTATGGATAAGGGTCTGCGTATGTTCCCACTCAA GTTCGTCTGGTGGCTCCCAGCTTTGCCGTTCAGCTTGTCCATCTTCGTGTATGACGAAATTCGTCGTTTCTACCTGAGACGCAACCCAGGTGGCTGGCTAGAGCAAGAAACGTACTATTAG